A single genomic interval of Granulicella tundricola MP5ACTX9 harbors:
- the carA gene encoding glutamine-hydrolyzing carbamoyl-phosphate synthase small subunit, which translates to MQAVLALEDGRIFRGKGYGAATECSGEVVFNTSLTGYQEIFTDPSYAGQIVVLTNPHIGNYGTTPHDAESAKPMIEGLIVREFSPMSSNWRSTEVADEYLERNGIPVIGEVDTRAVVRHLRANGVMRGVIASGESLDEAALVAKAKAIRKMDGNDLASVVTTKVIYEWSSTEPKNQTGDKWLPAEDSAKDSDEMHVVAYDFGIKDNILRMLTREGCRVTVVPARTSAEDVMALKPDGIFFSNGPGDPEPLDYAIENVQKLKGQAPLFGICLGHQIFGLALGGKTYKLKFGHHGGNHPILNHRTGKVEITAQNHNYNVDPESLPSDVEKTHTNLNDQTLAGLRHKTDPMFSVQYHPEASPGPHDSHYLFRDFRKMMEEWKK; encoded by the coding sequence ATGCAGGCTGTGCTGGCGCTCGAAGACGGGCGCATCTTTCGCGGTAAAGGATACGGGGCCGCGACCGAATGCTCCGGTGAGGTGGTGTTCAATACCTCGTTGACCGGCTACCAGGAGATCTTTACCGATCCTTCTTATGCGGGTCAGATTGTCGTTCTGACGAATCCTCACATTGGGAACTATGGGACTACTCCGCATGATGCGGAGAGTGCGAAGCCGATGATCGAAGGGCTGATTGTGCGGGAGTTTTCGCCGATGAGCTCGAACTGGCGGTCGACCGAAGTTGCCGATGAGTATCTGGAGCGGAATGGGATTCCGGTGATCGGCGAGGTGGATACGCGGGCCGTGGTGCGACATCTGCGGGCCAACGGTGTGATGCGCGGCGTGATTGCCAGCGGCGAGAGCCTGGATGAGGCGGCGCTGGTGGCGAAGGCCAAGGCGATCCGCAAGATGGATGGGAACGATCTGGCTTCGGTTGTGACGACGAAGGTTATCTATGAGTGGTCTTCGACGGAGCCTAAGAATCAGACTGGCGACAAGTGGCTGCCGGCTGAGGACTCCGCCAAGGATAGCGACGAGATGCATGTGGTCGCGTATGACTTTGGGATCAAGGACAACATTCTGCGGATGCTGACGCGTGAGGGTTGCCGCGTGACTGTGGTGCCTGCTCGGACGTCTGCTGAGGATGTCATGGCGTTGAAGCCGGATGGGATTTTCTTCTCGAACGGGCCGGGCGATCCGGAGCCTCTGGACTATGCGATTGAGAATGTGCAGAAGCTGAAAGGACAGGCTCCGCTGTTTGGGATCTGTCTTGGGCACCAGATCTTTGGGCTGGCGCTTGGGGGCAAGACCTACAAGCTGAAGTTTGGGCATCACGGCGGGAACCATCCGATTCTGAATCACCGGACGGGGAAGGTGGAGATCACGGCGCAGAACCATAACTACAACGTCGATCCTGAGAGTCTGCCGAGCGATGTGGAGAAGACGCATACGAACCTGAACGATCAGACGCTGGCTGGACTGCGGCATAAGACCGATCCGATGTTCAGCGTGCAGTATCACCCGGAGGCTAGCCCGGGGCCGCATGACTCGCATTATCTTTTCAGGGATTTTCGGAAGATGATGGAAGAGTGGAAGAAGTAA
- a CDS encoding DUF1501 domain-containing protein yields MANIRQTLMDRSDWGCDMQGRDVARRGLAGGATRRGFMKGGALALIGTSVIPGFLLRSVMAEATTAAASNKRLVVLFQRGAADGLNIVVPYQEKNYYAMRPTIAIQQKDVLDLNGFFGLHPAMAAFKPLYDQGHLAVIHAAGSTDTTRSHFDAQDFMESGTPGVKSTQDGWLNRALLAGPVPAGAPSAFRAVALGTQVPRTLQGKMPAIAVSNLADFSVGGKGPTTSAISNAFQAMYDESSDAVLHGTGQETFEAVKMLKAADPAHYQPAAGVTYPNTPFGNSLKQIAQLMKANLGVEAAFSDIGGWDTHQNQGAATGQLANRLTEFANGIAAFWKDMGDGAENITLVTMSEFGRTAKQNGTGGTDHGHANAMFVLGGTVKGGKVYGKWPGLDNAQLNEGRDLAVTTDFRRVLGEAAYKTLGARKLETVFPGAQLDPSGFLNFV; encoded by the coding sequence ATGGCGAACATTCGGCAGACACTGATGGACCGGAGCGACTGGGGTTGCGATATGCAGGGGCGGGATGTCGCGCGGCGCGGGTTGGCGGGTGGGGCTACTCGGCGAGGGTTTATGAAAGGTGGGGCGCTGGCGCTGATTGGGACCTCTGTGATTCCGGGGTTTCTGCTGCGGAGCGTGATGGCGGAGGCTACTACGGCGGCGGCCTCGAACAAGAGGCTGGTGGTTCTGTTTCAGCGTGGGGCTGCGGATGGACTGAACATTGTCGTGCCTTATCAAGAGAAGAACTACTATGCGATGCGGCCTACGATCGCGATTCAGCAGAAGGATGTGCTGGACCTGAATGGGTTCTTTGGGTTGCATCCGGCGATGGCGGCCTTCAAACCGCTGTATGACCAGGGACATCTGGCGGTGATTCATGCGGCGGGGTCGACGGATACGACGCGGTCGCACTTTGATGCGCAGGATTTTATGGAGTCGGGGACTCCTGGGGTGAAGTCGACCCAGGATGGCTGGTTGAATCGGGCGCTGCTGGCTGGGCCGGTGCCGGCGGGTGCGCCTTCGGCGTTTCGGGCGGTGGCGCTGGGGACACAGGTGCCGCGGACGCTGCAGGGGAAGATGCCGGCGATTGCGGTGAGTAATCTGGCGGATTTTTCTGTGGGCGGGAAAGGTCCGACCACTTCGGCGATTTCGAATGCGTTTCAGGCGATGTATGACGAGAGCTCCGACGCGGTGCTGCATGGGACGGGGCAGGAGACGTTTGAGGCGGTGAAGATGCTGAAGGCTGCCGATCCGGCGCACTATCAGCCGGCGGCGGGGGTGACGTATCCGAATACTCCGTTTGGGAACTCGCTGAAGCAGATTGCGCAGTTGATGAAGGCGAACCTTGGGGTAGAGGCTGCGTTTTCAGATATCGGGGGATGGGATACGCACCAGAACCAGGGGGCGGCTACGGGGCAGTTGGCGAATCGGCTGACCGAGTTTGCGAATGGGATTGCGGCGTTCTGGAAGGATATGGGCGACGGCGCGGAGAACATTACGCTGGTGACGATGAGCGAGTTCGGCCGGACGGCGAAGCAGAATGGGACGGGCGGGACCGACCACGGACATGCGAATGCGATGTTCGTGCTGGGCGGTACGGTGAAGGGTGGGAAGGTGTATGGAAAGTGGCCGGGGCTGGATAACGCTCAGTTGAATGAGGGCAGGGACCTGGCGGTGACGACGGATTTCCGCCGGGTGCTGGGCGAGGCTGCTTATAAGACTTTGGGTGCGCGGAAGCTGGAGACGGTGTTTCCGGGTGCACAGCTTGATCCTTCAGGGTTCCTGAATTTTGTGTAA
- the carB gene encoding carbamoyl-phosphate synthase large subunit, translated as MPRRNDIAKILVIGSGPIVIGQSAEFDYSGTQACKALKAEGYEVVLVNSNPASIMTDPEVADRTYIEPLTTTYVEEILRVEVEMLAASGKKGVFAVLPTVGGQTALNLAVDLADSGVLEKYGVELIGAKLEAIKKAEDRLLFKDAMNKIGLDMPKSQLVNNVSDGLAFAGKIGFPAVIRPSFTLGGSGGGIAYNRQEMTEILSRGIDLSPVSECLIEESVLGWKEYELEVVRDLKDNVIIICSIENFDPMGVHTGDSITVAPAQTLTDREYQAMRDAAIAVIREIGVETGGSNVQFAVNPQNGRMTVIEMNPRVSRSSALASKATGFPIAKIAARLAVGYTLDELQNDITKATPACFEPTIDYVVVKIPKWQFEKFPGADENLSVQMKSVGEVMAIGRTFKEAMMKAVRSLETGKKATADDIEPRRLTQRLVTPHPERLSYVRYAFERGMTVREVSRMTGMDPWFLHQMKQITDEIKAIGSATMETVTAEELRAAKRMGISDERLAAGWGLTGAEGTAAVRALRKKLNVMPVYKMVDTCAGEFESFTPYLYSCYDEEDEAAPTGKKKILILGSGPNRIGQGIEFDYCCCHAAFALREDGYETIMVNCNPETVSTDYDTSDRLYFEPLTLEDVLGVYEHEAQSGAEIGMIVQFGGQTPLNLSLPLKKAGVPIIGTSPESIDLAEDRKRFGKLIEELEIPQPEGALATSVAEAVAGANRVGYPVLVRPSYVLGGRAMVIAYDDEAVIKYMSTAIEYSQERPVLIDHFLEDATECDVDALCDGDDVVIAGIMQHIEEAGIHSGDSSCVLPSVDLTDEVKETIRTYTRALAKALDVIGLVNIQFAIQRGKVFVIEVNPRASRTVPYVSKATGVPLAKIASRIMVGRKLKELLPEYVASGQDLGTGSHYFVKSPVFPWGKFPGVDTVLGPEMKSTGEVMGVADNFGEAFAKAQIAAGQVLPMQGTVFLSVNDHDKDGAVKLARQFVEMGFHLVATHGTAAVLEEAGLQPERVFKVKEGRPNVVDLIKGDRIQMIINTPRGQDTFFDEKAIRRAAVLARIPTITTLAAARAAAEGIQSLQSGELSVVALQELHACRVMETAQALK; from the coding sequence ATGCCGCGTAGGAATGATATTGCGAAGATTTTGGTGATCGGCTCTGGGCCGATTGTGATTGGGCAGTCGGCTGAGTTCGATTACTCGGGGACACAGGCTTGTAAGGCTCTGAAGGCTGAGGGCTATGAGGTCGTGCTGGTGAACTCTAACCCGGCTTCGATCATGACTGATCCTGAGGTGGCGGATCGGACTTATATTGAGCCTCTGACGACGACTTATGTTGAGGAGATTCTGCGGGTTGAAGTGGAGATGCTCGCGGCGTCCGGGAAGAAGGGGGTGTTTGCGGTGCTGCCTACGGTGGGTGGGCAGACGGCGCTGAATCTGGCGGTGGATCTGGCGGATTCCGGCGTGCTCGAGAAGTACGGCGTGGAGCTGATTGGGGCGAAGCTGGAGGCAATCAAGAAGGCTGAGGACCGGCTTCTGTTCAAGGATGCGATGAACAAGATCGGGCTGGATATGCCGAAGTCGCAGCTTGTGAACAATGTCAGCGATGGTCTGGCGTTTGCGGGGAAGATCGGGTTTCCGGCGGTGATTCGGCCGAGCTTTACGCTGGGCGGAAGTGGCGGCGGCATCGCCTATAACCGCCAGGAGATGACTGAGATTCTCTCCCGCGGCATCGATCTCTCGCCGGTCTCCGAGTGCTTGATCGAAGAGAGCGTTCTGGGCTGGAAGGAGTACGAGCTCGAGGTCGTACGCGACCTCAAAGATAACGTCATCATCATCTGCTCGATTGAAAACTTTGACCCCATGGGCGTGCATACGGGCGACTCGATTACCGTGGCTCCGGCGCAGACGCTGACCGACCGCGAGTATCAGGCGATGCGCGATGCGGCGATTGCGGTGATCCGTGAGATCGGCGTCGAGACCGGCGGCAGCAACGTGCAGTTCGCGGTCAATCCGCAGAACGGCCGCATGACCGTGATCGAGATGAATCCGCGTGTGTCGCGGTCTTCTGCTCTAGCTTCAAAGGCTACTGGATTTCCGATTGCGAAGATCGCTGCCCGCCTTGCGGTTGGCTACACGCTGGATGAGTTGCAGAACGACATTACCAAGGCCACGCCCGCTTGTTTCGAACCCACCATCGACTATGTCGTCGTCAAGATTCCCAAGTGGCAGTTCGAGAAGTTTCCCGGTGCGGACGAGAACCTGTCCGTTCAGATGAAGTCTGTCGGCGAGGTCATGGCGATTGGGCGGACCTTCAAGGAAGCGATGATGAAGGCGGTTCGGTCGCTGGAGACGGGCAAGAAGGCTACGGCGGATGACATTGAGCCGAGGCGTTTGACGCAGAGGCTGGTTACGCCGCATCCGGAGCGTTTGAGCTACGTGCGGTATGCGTTTGAGCGTGGGATGACGGTGCGTGAGGTCTCACGCATGACGGGGATGGACCCGTGGTTCCTGCACCAGATGAAGCAGATCACGGATGAGATCAAGGCTATCGGGTCTGCGACGATGGAGACTGTGACGGCTGAGGAGCTGCGTGCGGCGAAGCGGATGGGGATCTCCGATGAGCGGCTGGCTGCGGGTTGGGGGCTGACGGGCGCGGAGGGTACGGCGGCTGTTCGGGCGCTGCGCAAGAAGCTGAACGTGATGCCGGTGTACAAGATGGTGGATACGTGTGCGGGCGAGTTCGAGAGCTTCACGCCGTACCTGTATAGCTGCTACGACGAAGAGGACGAGGCGGCGCCGACGGGGAAGAAGAAGATTCTGATTCTGGGCAGTGGGCCGAACCGGATCGGGCAGGGGATCGAGTTCGACTACTGCTGCTGCCATGCGGCGTTTGCGCTGCGTGAGGATGGCTACGAGACCATCATGGTCAACTGCAATCCGGAGACGGTTTCGACGGACTACGACACCTCCGATCGGCTTTACTTTGAGCCGCTGACGCTGGAGGACGTGCTTGGGGTTTATGAGCATGAGGCGCAGAGCGGTGCGGAGATCGGGATGATCGTGCAGTTTGGCGGGCAGACTCCGCTGAACCTTTCGCTGCCGCTGAAGAAGGCCGGCGTGCCGATCATTGGGACTTCGCCGGAGTCGATCGACCTGGCTGAGGACCGGAAACGGTTCGGCAAGCTGATTGAAGAGTTGGAGATCCCTCAGCCTGAGGGTGCGCTGGCTACCAGTGTTGCCGAGGCTGTGGCGGGCGCGAATCGCGTGGGGTACCCGGTGCTGGTCAGGCCCAGCTATGTGCTGGGCGGACGGGCGATGGTGATCGCATATGACGATGAGGCGGTGATCAAGTACATGAGCACGGCGATCGAATACTCGCAGGAGCGGCCGGTGCTGATCGACCACTTCCTGGAGGATGCGACGGAGTGTGATGTGGACGCGCTTTGCGATGGCGACGATGTGGTCATTGCGGGGATCATGCAGCATATCGAAGAGGCTGGGATTCACTCGGGCGACTCTTCTTGTGTGCTGCCTTCGGTCGATTTGACGGATGAGGTCAAGGAGACGATTCGGACGTACACGCGGGCGCTGGCGAAGGCGCTGGATGTGATCGGGCTGGTGAATATCCAGTTTGCGATTCAGCGTGGCAAGGTGTTTGTGATCGAGGTGAATCCTCGTGCGTCGCGCACGGTGCCTTATGTTTCGAAGGCTACAGGCGTGCCGCTGGCTAAGATTGCAAGCCGTATCATGGTGGGGCGGAAGCTGAAGGAGTTGCTGCCGGAGTATGTGGCGAGCGGTCAGGATCTGGGGACGGGGTCGCACTACTTTGTGAAGTCGCCTGTGTTCCCTTGGGGCAAGTTCCCGGGCGTGGATACGGTGCTTGGGCCGGAGATGAAGTCGACCGGTGAGGTGATGGGCGTGGCGGATAACTTTGGCGAGGCGTTTGCGAAGGCGCAGATTGCCGCGGGCCAGGTGCTGCCGATGCAGGGGACGGTGTTCCTGAGCGTCAACGACCATGACAAGGATGGCGCGGTGAAGCTGGCACGACAGTTTGTGGAGATGGGGTTCCACCTGGTGGCGACGCATGGGACTGCGGCGGTGCTCGAAGAGGCTGGGCTGCAGCCGGAGCGGGTGTTCAAGGTGAAGGAAGGGCGGCCGAATGTCGTCGACTTGATCAAGGGCGACCGGATTCAGATGATCATCAACACGCCGCGCGGGCAGGATACGTTCTTCGACGAGAAGGCGATTCGGCGGGCTGCGGTGCTGGCGAGGATTCCTACGATCACGACGCTGGCTGCGGCCAGGGCTGCGGCTGAAGGGATTCAGTCGTTGCAGTCCGGGGAGTTGAGTGTGGTGGCCTTGCAGGAGTTGCATGCGTGTCGGGTGATGGAGACGGCTCAGGCTTTGAAGTAG
- a CDS encoding DoxX family protein — protein MTRQLNRLQPWGICLLRIVLGVAMTYHGYQHLIPPGGLHRSNPLGGFDYFNHFVVSLGLPYWLGYVSVCTEFLGGLCLVLGFLTRSAAFMVAGNMLVALIKVNLHHGYAGSEYTLALIAMALLLVLTGSGTLALDRRLGLS, from the coding sequence ATGACCCGCCAGCTCAACCGACTCCAACCCTGGGGCATCTGCCTCCTCCGCATCGTCCTCGGCGTCGCCATGACCTACCACGGCTACCAGCACCTCATCCCACCCGGCGGCCTCCACCGCTCCAACCCCCTCGGCGGATTCGACTACTTCAACCACTTCGTCGTCTCCCTCGGCCTCCCCTACTGGCTCGGCTACGTCTCCGTCTGCACAGAGTTCCTCGGCGGCCTCTGCCTCGTCCTCGGCTTCCTTACCCGATCCGCCGCCTTCATGGTCGCCGGCAACATGCTCGTAGCCCTCATCAAGGTCAACCTCCACCACGGCTACGCCGGCTCCGAGTACACCCTCGCCCTCATCGCCATGGCCCTCCTCCTCGTCCTCACCGGCTCCGGCACCCTCGCCCTCGATCGCCGCTTAGGCCTCTCCTAA
- a CDS encoding Rieske (2Fe-2S) protein — MAQWVRLFGVGEGPEEGKVMEAEVEGVSICVAKTGGELCAVDNWCPHRRGPLGQGWMEGNAVVCPWHSWAFDVRTGIADYPEKERVDVFPLKVEGDDVLVDIS; from the coding sequence ATGGCGCAGTGGGTTCGATTGTTTGGGGTGGGTGAGGGGCCGGAAGAAGGCAAGGTGATGGAGGCGGAGGTCGAGGGGGTTTCGATCTGCGTGGCGAAGACGGGTGGGGAGCTTTGTGCGGTGGATAACTGGTGTCCGCATCGGCGGGGGCCGCTGGGGCAGGGGTGGATGGAGGGAAACGCGGTGGTGTGTCCGTGGCACTCGTGGGCGTTCGATGTGAGGACAGGGATTGCGGACTATCCGGAGAAGGAACGGGTGGATGTGTTTCCGCTGAAGGTTGAAGGGGACGATGTGCTGGTGGACATTTCCTGA
- a CDS encoding REP-associated tyrosine transposase: protein MRPTREVATNNGQTYFVTSNSAGRQCFFRNERWADLFTASLLSYRPDRFALHAFTVMPDHFHALLTPRDSLERAVQFIKGGFSFRAKKELGWNGDVWVAGFSDHRIRDVADCDVHIQYIERNAVKAGIVSRAEEYLYCSASGRFELDELPRGLKPGFVVGLDGGAKALPFQSNGQSNSSSQSKSNGRSNSSSQSNGNNMDGGMDVAPLERKES, encoded by the coding sequence ATGAGACCGACGCGCGAGGTAGCCACGAATAACGGGCAAACCTACTTCGTGACTTCGAATTCGGCTGGACGACAATGCTTTTTTCGGAATGAGCGGTGGGCTGATTTGTTTACCGCTAGCTTGCTTTCTTATAGGCCTGATCGGTTTGCGCTTCATGCGTTTACCGTGATGCCTGATCATTTCCATGCTTTGCTTACACCCAGAGATAGCCTTGAACGAGCGGTTCAGTTCATCAAGGGCGGGTTTTCGTTTCGGGCTAAGAAAGAGCTGGGATGGAATGGCGATGTGTGGGTTGCGGGTTTTTCCGATCATCGGATTCGAGATGTGGCGGATTGTGACGTGCATATTCAGTACATCGAGCGGAATGCGGTGAAGGCCGGAATTGTGAGTAGGGCAGAGGAGTATTTATATTGCTCGGCTTCGGGGAGATTTGAGTTGGATGAACTCCCTCGGGGGCTAAAGCCCGGTTTTGTGGTGGGCCTTGACGGCGGGGCTAAAGCCCTGCCCTTTCAAAGCAACGGACAAAGCAACAGCAGCAGCCAAAGCAAAAGCAACGGACGAAGCAACAGCAGCAGCCAAAGCAACGGCAACAACATGGATGGCGGGATGGATGTCGCGCCGCTAGAACGTAAGGAAAGCTAA
- a CDS encoding alpha/beta hydrolase: MANPKQKKHVPTPRQYPPRPPAGPPEVVNPIWLLKAVGITIAAALICAYLTLCLLVYQGQWQLVLHPTVSTEALTLPDATTIRFGAAETGQPALSGLYLPASTPSDRTILYLPDATGSLAANAATLTQLHTLPLNLFAFDYRGFGASARTQHPTELRMTEDAESALDYLINTRHIRPQTIVPYGVGLGASLAATLAARHPELPAVILESAVPDVLTQARADSRAGLVPLSLLFHEQFLIAPTLSTLTTPKLLLTTGPSPITPHATPETLYRNAHAPSRTTHLISPQDPQFPTVIQRFLDEYLH; the protein is encoded by the coding sequence ATGGCAAACCCTAAGCAGAAGAAGCACGTCCCCACCCCTCGTCAATACCCTCCGCGACCCCCCGCAGGCCCACCAGAAGTCGTCAATCCTATCTGGCTCCTCAAAGCCGTCGGCATCACCATCGCCGCCGCACTCATCTGCGCCTATCTCACCCTCTGCCTCCTCGTCTATCAGGGCCAATGGCAGCTCGTCCTCCACCCTACCGTCTCCACCGAGGCCCTTACCCTCCCCGACGCCACCACCATCCGCTTCGGCGCAGCCGAAACCGGCCAGCCAGCCCTCTCCGGCCTCTACCTTCCCGCCTCAACCCCCTCAGACCGCACCATCCTCTACCTCCCCGACGCCACCGGCAGCCTCGCCGCCAACGCCGCCACCCTCACCCAGCTCCACACCCTCCCCCTCAATCTCTTCGCCTTCGACTACCGCGGCTTCGGCGCCAGCGCCCGCACCCAGCACCCCACCGAGCTGCGCATGACCGAAGATGCCGAGTCCGCACTCGACTACCTCATCAACACCCGCCACATCCGCCCCCAGACCATCGTCCCCTACGGCGTCGGCCTCGGCGCATCCCTCGCCGCCACCCTTGCCGCCCGCCACCCCGAGCTCCCCGCCGTTATCCTCGAATCCGCCGTCCCCGACGTCCTAACCCAGGCCCGCGCCGACTCCCGCGCCGGCCTCGTCCCCCTCTCCCTTCTCTTCCACGAGCAATTCCTCATCGCCCCCACCCTCTCCACCCTCACCACCCCCAAGCTCCTCCTCACCACCGGCCCCAGCCCCATCACCCCCCACGCAACCCCGGAAACCCTCTACCGCAATGCCCACGCCCCCAGCCGCACCACCCACCTCATCTCCCCCCAGGACCCTCAGTTCCCCACCGTCATCCAACGTTTCCTTGACGAATACCTCCACTAA